DNA from Musa acuminata AAA Group cultivar baxijiao chromosome BXJ1-5, Cavendish_Baxijiao_AAA, whole genome shotgun sequence:
GGACAACCCTCTCCCCAcctcaataattattattagatGCAACAGAAGACTACTACAGTAGCATTTGAACTACCCACTCCCTACCCCCAATAATTATGATTAGATAGAGTACTCTACAATAGTTGAAGAAAGTACTTTTACTGTGGTGGAGGTACTCTACAATAGTTGAAGAAAGGACTTTTTCATGCTTGGAATATTTGAACAACCCCCTCGCTGCCTCTCAATAGTTATCATTTGATGCGACAAAAATAATTGAAGAAAGACAACTTCATGTTCTACAGTAGTTGAAGAAAGGATCACGTGTAACATGTTCTCAAATAATAGTAAGAAGATACTATTAGTCCAAGATTaaatcaaatagaaaaaaaaactcaAGATGATAAACTTTATTGAGCTTCTCAGAAAGAATAATACTTATATATTTTAAACAACTCTTAGATTTTATTTTACTTGAATTGATCTCTGTATGactctatctaatcttatttgaaagataaaatattaatttgaaatcttcctaaatatattttgattttttaaattaagatttttttatccTTACAAatctatctaatcttatttaaaagataaaatattaattttatgatcTTTCAAAATATACTTTAACTTCTTAACACTCCCTCTTAaagtataattttatatataagtCCTGACTTGATTTGTAGAGTTTTGGATCACCTATAGAAATATGATCTTGATCAAAATATTCTCCAGGGTGCATATGAATATTACCATCCTTTTTTATACTATTTGGAAATCTATCTGAATCAAATTGCTTCATTCGAAAACTTTTAGGACCATCGAGAATACCTCTTGGCTCATAGTCTGATCTAAATTTACTAAATGAAAGACCATTGAAATCTGTAGCTGGACTTTATACAGAAGGCACAACATCTATATGATGGTCGAATTCAAAATTAGGCTTGTGCAAATTAGAAATAGTACCAAATTCCTTACAGAAGCCTTGACATAATATCCCAAGTTTCATTTTTATGAATAACAATCATTTCTTTATTCATGGAATCCTCTTATACCTTAAGCTTCATCAAAACAAGTAGGCTCAAGATCATTAGTTGATTAAGAAATGAAACAGTGACATATGTTTACGTGGTCCCCATCTCTGCTAGtttgataattattatttttatcttttcaatattaaaattttctcttTGTGAAAATTATAACTCCCCTTATCACTTTGCTCTATTATTGGTGACGAAGAAATAACATGAGTAGATATAAATGAGGAAGGAGATGATTAAATATATATCACTTTCATTATTGTAATTGATATTTTCAAAAGAAATACTTATGAAAGATAATAACAAGAAACTTTATCAAACACAACATCTCGAGATACTATATACCTGTGTTTGTGTATCTATATATTTCTAACTTTTCTTCCTTTCATCATAGCCAATAAAGATACATTTCTTGGCCTTAATATCAAGCTTGCTTCTCTGGTATATGAATATAGCATGGAGAACTAAATATTCTGAAATGTATTTGCAATAGAGAAGAGATTTTTCTTCATACTTGGAATATGGTAAACACTCTTCAATATAATAGGATCATTGTCTTCAGCTGATATTATGATAGTGCCTTTCTTTTTCACTTGATGAATAATATTATCTatcataataattatattattatatttatattgataAAGATTGATGAATTTGGTACCATCTCCAGTGAGACGAAGACCATATCTTGAATCAATAATCCAGTTATTTTCAAAATTGATAGATGTCATGGCCTCAATAATTTCAGCTAAAAAGTATTTGCCCTAATCTTCAATAGTAACATTAGAACAATCTtctttatttgtaatattttcaCATTTAATCATTATATTCTTGATATGGCCTAACTTATCACACCTATAACACTTGATCTTCTTCAGATTTACATTATTGTTTAAAAAGAACTCTTGCTTACTGTTAGCATCATCCTTTGAAAAAGActctttatcattattattattatcattctttttatttgttaaaaATGTATCTTCATCTCTCATGGAAATAGAAACTCCCTTTAATGAGCTAAGGATTCCTAAGAAGCAAAAAGAATTTTCGACTCTACCCAGGATGGTTGTTGAACCCATCCCTCAATAGATGTAATATAAGGAATATATTATTTTCAAAGATCACAAACAATATAACGTCTTATTCGTGTATCAGAAATAGTCTCATTTGGATCTAAAAGTAATGTATTTGAATATAAATGTTTAATCttcaaaaaataatgaaaaattgaGAGATCATTTTAGATAGTATTTGTTAAATCATTTTCCAAATACTAAAGTCGAATGATGTTCTTTTTATTGAGCAATAAAAATTCAGCTTTTACATTTAAAATCTTCCATCTCTTCATGGCATCTCCATTTGTATTATCTAATGTTGTTATTGCATTACCACCAACCACATCCCATAAATCTTCCCTTAAGAGATAAGACTCCAAACAAGTCTTTTAGATCTTATAGTTAGGCTGATTGACAAGTTCAATACTAAATCTACCAATTCgactataatttttattattacaaaAGATTATCTTCTTCACCAAGGAGATTTTGAAATATAGATTATCACCCTTGTAACTCTGATACTATGTGAAGAAAGAGAGGATCACATGCAAGTGTAATCTTTTCTCAAATAGTAGTAACAAATTATTACTAGCCTAAGATCAAACCAAATAGAAGAAATAGAAACTAAGGCGGAAATGAAAAATTTTATTGaacttctcaaaaaaaaaaaatcttatatatctTAAATGACTCGTACATGACTTGAATACTTAAGGCTTGAATTGATCTAAATATGTAGATGTCACCTATTTATACATGTGAAATACAAGAATCTATAATCTCTACaactctatctaatcttatttaaaagataatatatcaatttgaaatctttcaaaatatattttaacttttTTAAACTAAGAATTTCTTATCCTTGTAAatctatctaatcttatttaaaaggtaaaatattaatttatattcttataaaatatattttaacttcTTAACAAAACAATCCCCTCTACCCCCTCCTAATAATTAATGATATGATATAACAAAAGATAGACTCATTCATTCTCAGTTAAACAAACAACATACCCCACCCAATAGTTATGATTAGATACCGCAAAAAAATTTAGACTTTTATTCGATCTCAAGATAAGAATTTAGATTAGGATGAAGAGATTTATAAATAAGGATGAGAAAGTTtgaattaatataaataagcATTCATGAATGACTTAAGGTAGCACAGATAGAAAGTATTCCTCAATCATTGTACTATCTTTTTCATTTCCTCGAAGTTCTGCCGAAGCCAACACCTTATCCTCATCCTCCACTCTTACACTTCAGCTATGCATATGGCATTCCTGGTTGCCATGTTCAGTGCAGTGTCGGTGGTCGTACTGGCGGTTCACTGGGTTTACAGATGGAGGAACCCAAGGTGCAGCACCGGAAACCTTCCGCCTGGCTCCATGGGTTTGCCTCTGCTTGGCGAGACCATGCAATTCTTCTCACCGAACACCACTTTCGATGTCTCTCCCTTCATCAAGAACAGGATAAAGAGGCACGTAGAATCAAATCAAAGCGTCATCACTCTTGCACTACTTCTTGTCTCTTTACACATTTGATGGATGCACTTCAGGTACGGGCCAGTGTTCAGAACCAGCTTGGTCGGCCTGCCTGTGGTTGTGTCCACCGACCCGGAGCTCAACCACTTCGTCTTCCAACAAGAGGGGAGGCTGTTCGAGAGCTGGTACCCTGAGACCTTCACCGAGATCTTTGGCCGCAGCAACGTGAGCTCCTTGCATGGATTCATGTACAAGTACCTCAAGAGCTTGGTTCTCAAGCTCTTCGGTCCCGAGTCCCTCAAAGAGCTGCTGCTTCGTGATGTGGAGACGGCAGCATGCGCCAATCTCTCCTCGTGGTCGCGTCTGTCGAGCATCGAGCTGAAGGAAGCCACGTCAAATGTAACCTTTTTTCTTGTAGATACATTTCTGCCAGTTTCTGATTACCTCACCCAACTGTTCACAGATGATATTTGATCTCACTGCCAAGAAGTTGATTAGCTACGAATCTTCGTCTTCATCTGAGAGTTTGAGGAAAAATTTTGTGGCCTTCCTACGAGGACTGATCTCGTATCCGGTGGATCTCCCAGGCACAGCTTATCACCGGTGTATGCAGGTAATCGACCACTTTCCTTTCTTTGTTTGATTCCAGTGTCTGGAAATGAGTATGGATTCTCTTGACATGTTCAGGGAAGGAAGAACGTATTGAAAGTGCTGAAAAATATGCTTAAAGAAAGGCGGAATTCTCCATGGAAACAACATGGAGATTTCTTCGACTGTGTCATTGAAGAGCTGAACAAAGAAAGATCATTGATAACGGAGACCATTGCTCTGGATTTGATGTTTGCGCTGCTCTTCGCGAGCTTCGAGACCACATCTCTGGCCCTCACGCTGGCCATAAAGTTTCTCACGGACCACCCAAATGTACTGGAGAAATTGACAGTACGTTTCATGCACGTACTGTACCCACAGAGATCGACAAATTAGACCGGCTATCTTTTTGATCATAGAATCACATTTGCAGGAAGAGCATGACACAATACTAAAGAACCGAGAGGACCCAATGACAGGAGTGACATGGATGGAGTACAGATCAATGACATTCACATTTCAGGTGAGCTTTTGACCTCAGAAATTGAGGAGAAAATGTATGACATGAACTAATAAATCAATGGGTTCTTTATCCTGTTGAAGGTTATCAATGAAACAGCGAGGTTGGCAAATATAGCGCCAGGGATCTTCAGAAAAGCACTGAAGGACATCCAGTTTAATGGTCGATCGATATCTACTGTGACATAAATCTCTTCTGATCCACACTTGTTGATCTCGAGGTCTCAAAACCCAGACTCTGGTTTTGCTACAGGATACACAATTCCTGCAGGATGGCGAATCATGGTGTGTCCTCCAGCAGTGCATCTGAACCCTGAGATATACGAGGATCCACTCACCTTCGACCCAAGTAGATGGAAGGTTGGTGAACCAGTCCAGTTCAGTTTAATAGCATGTATGCCAACTGCCACTTTCATGTTAAGATTGCTAGTGGTTCTGAGAGACATCCAGCAGATCCGTCATCTAATTTCAATATTCATATCCATGCTAACAGTGCTAAAAGATTGCATAGATTATTCGGCCCTCAGATTTGCTTAGCTTGCTCTTTTAGTAAACAAACATGTCAACGTGACTTAGTGATCAGCAACAAAGGTTTTCTTCTTGGAagaaagtttatatatatatatagatatatacacacCTCATTCTGCATTACATGTAACAAGAGCTACAGAGGCCATGTCCAAGAT
Protein-coding regions in this window:
- the LOC135673483 gene encoding cytochrome P450 87A3-like isoform X2 produces the protein MHMAFLVAMFSAVSVVVLAVHWVYRWRNPRCSTGNLPPGSMGLPLLGETMQFFSPNTTFDVSPFIKNRIKRYGPVFRTSLVGLPVVVSTDPELNHFVFQQEGRLFESWYPETFTEIFGRSNVSSLHGFMYKYLKSLVLKLFGPESLKELLLRDVETAACANLSSWSRLSSIELKEATSNMIFDLTAKKLISYESSSSSESLRKNFVAFLRGLISYPVDLPGTAYHRCMQGRKNVLKVLKNMLKERRNSPWKQHGDFFDCVIEELNKERSLITETIALDLMFALLFASFETTSLALTLAIKFLTDHPNVLEKLTEEHDTILKNREDPMTGVTWMEYRSMTFTFQVINETARLANIAPGIFRKALKDIQFNGYTIPAGWRIMVCPPAVHLNPEIYEDPLTFDPSRWKERPELNGGSKHFMAFGGGMRFCVGAEFAKLQMAIFLHCLVTKYSWRAIRGGNIVRTPGLGFPNGYHIQLFPKA
- the LOC135673483 gene encoding cytochrome P450 87A3-like isoform X1 translates to MHMAFLVAMFSAVSVVVLAVHWVYRWRNPRCSTGNLPPGSMGLPLLGETMQFFSPNTTFDVSPFIKNRIKRYGPVFRTSLVGLPVVVSTDPELNHFVFQQEGRLFESWYPETFTEIFGRSNVSSLHGFMYKYLKSLVLKLFGPESLKELLLRDVETAACANLSSWSRLSSIELKEATSNMIFDLTAKKLISYESSSSSESLRKNFVAFLRGLISYPVDLPGTAYHRCMQGRKNVLKVLKNMLKERRNSPWKQHGDFFDCVIEELNKERSLITETIALDLMFALLFASFETTSLALTLAIKFLTDHPNVLEKLTEEHDTILKNREDPMTGVTWMEYRSMTFTFQVINETARLANIAPGIFRKALKDIQFNGYTIPAGWRIMVCPPAVHLNPEIYEDPLTFDPSRWKERPELNGGSKHFMAFGGGMRFCVGAEFAKLQMAIFLHCLVTKYRYSLALPSTIFLFFYIVEIRWPWLTRQLHELHVHTDKAHSHN